GTTCTAAAGTTGACCCACCAGTGGACGTCTGGAGCTGCCGCAGTGCTCTTTAGCATGGCAGTACTCTCCTCTGCTGTCTGTGGCCTGGCGACCTCCTTCCTCACAGGGAAACGGCTGGAAGTACAACAGGTGTATTTTAACGGATCACTGTATGTGTTTCTTTAGAGCAGTTATTCCTCCAGAGTTTAATTTACCTCCAGAGCCGCCATCTTCATCATCAGGCTGAGGTGCTGCTCCTTCTTCACCTTCTCCTCGAAGAACTCCGAGAACCTCTGCTTCAGAACCAGACGCATGTTGTAGCGCTTCGCCATGCTGACACAAACACAGAGATGCAGTTTGATCAGCCTCTAACTATGTTTCAGACGGAGCCTGAATATTTAGAAAAGCTCTCACTGTTCAAACAGAGGGAAGTAGACCAGCGACTCGGGAACGTTCACCACGTCCTCCAGGCTGAAGTGATACTGACATCCAAACAGAGGGTAAGAACCTTTGGACTGGAAGGACACATTAAAGACTTCGTTACCAAACGCCAGAGAGTCGGACGCCTCCAGACGTTTCCTGTGGAGCAGAAACAGAGATGGTGTTACGTGTCGGTGTATGATCAGGTTCCTCCATCATCAGTCTGTGGACTTCAGCGCTGTTTCTTACACCAGCTCAAAGGCGTCTGGCGTTGTTCCGATGAAGAAGCCTCCGGGCTTCAGGCGCTCGCAGGCGTTCCTCAGCATCATGTCGGCCTTCTGCTCGCTCTCAAACGAGTAATGGTACACAAACTGACAGCTGCAGATGTCAAACATCAGCGCCTGGTCGTCCAGCTTCTCCGACAGAACCACCTATAGCAACAAGTCACAGAGTAAGGGTAATTTCCACTTTATGGACACAGCTGACTATCATAACAAACACATCCTGCAGTCTGACTATCATAGGTGCTGTGGTTCCACACAGGTGAGCTCATCTAGGTGCTGCGGTTCTACCTTGGTGAGCTCATCTAGGTGCTGCGGTTCTACCCTGGTGAGCAGATATAGGTGCTGCAGTTCTACCTTGGTGAGCAGATATAGGTGCTGCGGTTCTACCTTGGTGAGCTGATCTAGGTGCCGCGGTTCTACCTTGGTGAGCTGATCTAGGTGCTGCGGTTCTACCCTGGTGAGCTGATCTAGGTGCTGCGGTTCTACCCTGGTGAGCTCATCTAGGTGCTGCGGTTCTACCTTGGTGAGCAGATATAGGTGCTGCGGTTCTAACCCTGGTGAGCTCATCTAGGTGCTGCGGTTCTACCCTGGTGAGCTCATCTAGGTGCTGCGGTTCTACCCTGGTGAGCGGATCTAGGTGCTGCGGTTCTACCCTGGTGAGCTCATCTAGGTGCTGCGGTTCTACCTTGGTGAGCTCATCTAGGTGCTGCAGTTCTACCTTGGTGAGCTGATCTAGGTGCTGCGGTTCTACCCTGGTGAGCTGATCTAGGTGCTGCGGTTCTACCTTGGTGAGCTCATCTAGGTGCTGCGGTTCTAACCCTGGTGAGCTCATCTAGGTGCTGCGGTTCTACCCTGGTGAGCTCATCTAGGTGCTGCGGTTCTACCTTGGTGAGCTCATCTAGGTGCCGCGGTTCTACCCTGGTGAGCTCATCTAGGTGCTGCGGTTCTACCCTGGTGAGCTGATCTAGGTGCTGCGGTTCTACCCTGGTGAGCTGATCTAGGTGCTGCGGTTCTACCTTGGTGAGCTGATCTAGGTGCCGCGGTTCTACCCTGGTGAGCTGATCTAGGTGCCGCGGTTCTACCTTGGTGAGCTGATCTAGGTGCCGCGGTTCTACCCTGGTGAGCTGATCTAGGTGCTGCAGTTCTACCCTGGTGAGCTCATCTAGGTGCTGCGGTTCTACCCTGGTGAGCTGATCTAGGTGCTGCGGTTCTACCCTGGTGAGCTGATCTAGGTGCTGCGGTTCTACCCTGGTGAGCTGATCTAGGTGCTGCGGTTCTACCCTAGTGAGCTGATCTAGGTGCTGCGGTTCTACCCTGGTGAGCTGATCTAGGTGCTGCGGTTCTACCCTGGTGAGCTGATCTAGGTGCTGCGGTTCTACCTTGGTGAGCTGATCTAGGTGCCGCGGTTCTACCCTGGTGAGCTGATCTAGGTGCCGCGGTTCTACCTTGGTGAGCTGATCTAGGTGCCGCGGTTCTACCCTGGTGAGCTGATCTAGGTGCTGCAGTTCTACCCTGGTGAGCTCATCTAGGTGCTGCGGTTCTACCCTGGTGAGCTGATCTAGGTGCTGCGGTTCTACCCTGGTGAGCTGATCTAGGTGCTGCGGTTCTACCCTGGTGAGCTGATCTAGGTGCTGCGGTTCTACCCTGGTGAGCTGATCTAGGTGCTGCGGTTCTACCCTGGTGAGCTGATCTAGGTGCTGCGGTTCTACCCTGGTGAGCTGATCTAGGTGCTGCGGTTCTACCTTGGTGAGCTGATCTAGGTGCCGCGGTTCTACCCTGGTGAGCTGATCTAGGTGCTGCGGTTCTACCCCTAACccggggagagctggagaaacttaacttcagccatgagtcaaaCACATTATGGCCTCCTTGctaagtattatcagggatgcaaactcatcaggtatggaaaaggtgacaaggacccgagcccacggaatatcggctttaaagtGAGGAACAGAGGATGTTAGCCGTCAGAGCAACTCGAGCAGCAGGTagtaagaacagaaacgccaaagagtcacatctaatagaaatatataaaagcatttattttaattgtgcagC
The window above is part of the Pseudochaenichthys georgianus unplaced genomic scaffold, fPseGeo1.2 scaffold_1621_arrow_ctg1, whole genome shotgun sequence genome. Proteins encoded here:
- the rnmt gene encoding mRNA cap guanine-N(7) methyltransferase codes for the protein MRKEVREREGGEGEREVREREGGEGEREGRERQVRERQGREREGLKRKHEDEEASSNEKLGIDHSVKVARHYNSLQEVGLAARSRSRIFFMRNFNNWLKSILIGEVLEQVRGAGSQQVSVLDLGCGKGGDLLKWRRGGINHLVCADIAAVSVDQCKSRYEDMKKKSYANEKVYSAQFISADCTKVVLSEKLDDQALMFDICSCQFVYHYSFESEQKADMMLRNACERLKPGGFFIGTTPDAFELVKRLEASDSLAFGNEVFNVSFQSKGSYPLFGCQYHFSLEDVVNVPESLVYFPLFEHMAKRYNMRLVLKQRFSEFFEEKVKKEQHLSLMMKMAALEPFPCEEGGRQATDSRGEYCHAKEHCGSSRRPLVGQL